In one Elusimicrobiota bacterium genomic region, the following are encoded:
- a CDS encoding tryptophanase: protein MEGRWKTIIEPFRIKTVEPLGFTTEAEREAVLRDASYNVFAIPADKVLIDFLTDSGTGAMSAEQWGAIMRGDESYAGARSFFVFEKAVRDLTGYRYVLPVHQGRAAERILMGVTCGPGKTVLSNSHFDTTRANVEASGAVALDLPAPGALDFDVPGPFKGDMDVRALEAKVRELGAERIPMVIMTLTNNSLGGQPASMRNLREVSEVCRHYRIPLILDVARFAENAFFIKLREPGYASRPVAEIAREIFSHAQGCMMSAKKDALVNIGGFLALNDSEWVARCREALILTEGFPTYGGLAGRDLEAMAQGLTEVLDEQYLTYRIRSVEYLGNGLRRVGVPIVEPPGGHAVYVNAKKFLPHIPADRYPGQALVCELYRTAGIRSVEIGSLMFGRNEGGAFVAAPMELVRLAIPRRVYTQSHIDFVIEVFSDIARHAASLRGLRLVSSPPRLAHFTAKLAPEPA, encoded by the coding sequence ATGGAAGGACGCTGGAAGACGATCATCGAGCCGTTCCGCATCAAGACCGTGGAGCCGCTGGGCTTCACGACCGAGGCCGAGCGGGAGGCCGTCCTGCGCGACGCCTCCTACAACGTCTTTGCCATCCCGGCCGACAAGGTGCTCATCGATTTCCTGACGGACTCGGGGACGGGGGCCATGTCCGCGGAGCAGTGGGGGGCGATCATGCGCGGCGACGAGTCCTACGCCGGGGCCCGCAGCTTCTTCGTCTTCGAGAAGGCCGTGCGCGACCTGACCGGCTACCGCTACGTCCTGCCCGTGCACCAGGGCCGCGCCGCGGAACGCATCCTGATGGGCGTGACCTGCGGGCCGGGCAAGACCGTCCTATCCAACTCCCATTTCGACACCACCCGGGCCAACGTCGAGGCGTCCGGCGCCGTGGCCTTGGACCTGCCCGCCCCCGGAGCCCTGGATTTCGACGTCCCCGGCCCCTTCAAGGGCGACATGGACGTGCGCGCCCTGGAGGCCAAGGTCCGCGAGCTCGGCGCCGAGCGCATCCCCATGGTCATCATGACCTTGACCAACAACTCTTTAGGGGGCCAGCCGGCGTCCATGCGCAATCTGCGCGAGGTCTCCGAGGTCTGCCGGCATTACCGCATCCCGCTCATCTTGGACGTGGCGCGCTTCGCGGAGAACGCCTTCTTCATCAAACTGCGCGAGCCCGGCTACGCGAGCCGCCCGGTCGCCGAGATCGCCCGGGAGATCTTCTCTCACGCCCAGGGCTGCATGATGAGCGCCAAGAAGGACGCCCTGGTCAATATCGGGGGCTTCCTGGCCTTGAACGACTCCGAGTGGGTGGCCCGCTGCCGCGAGGCCCTCATCCTCACCGAGGGCTTCCCGACCTACGGCGGCCTGGCGGGGCGGGACCTTGAGGCTATGGCCCAGGGCCTGACCGAGGTCCTCGACGAGCAGTATCTCACCTATCGCATCCGCTCCGTGGAATACCTGGGCAACGGCCTGCGCCGCGTGGGGGTGCCCATCGTGGAGCCTCCCGGCGGGCACGCGGTCTACGTCAACGCCAAGAAGTTCCTGCCGCACATCCCCGCCGACCGGTATCCCGGGCAGGCCCTGGTCTGCGAGCTCTACCGGACCGCCGGCATCCGGTCCGTGGAGATCGGTTCGCTCATGTTCGGCCGCAACGAAGGCGGAGCCTTCGTCGCGGCGCCGATGGAGCTGGTCCGTCTGGCCATCCCCCGCCGGGTCTACACCCAGAGCCACATCGATTTCGTCATCGAAGTGTTCTCCGACATCGCCCGGCACGCCGCTTCCCTGCGCGGCCTGCGCCTGGTCTCCAGCCCTCCGCGCCTGGCCCACTTCACGGCGAAGCTCGCCCCGGAGCCCGCCTGA
- a CDS encoding ATP-binding protein encodes MPESQGLILLVTTDEALYQDLAPAAASKGLKLAAVAAPAEAAAQLTAAAGAAATLVVDFGRVPVSAREGLLALRAQAPQVLFVFLETNASISPDTPAPLRRLPWPLPVGFADQVRATDRPVVMLADKTLFSTAALTLALQQAGVQLVSLESTTGLVEFLHEQQQARTPKPKPSGIKSFWGRLSGEESDVKEMPVLGRVVVAMFSGSVADAEGLDRRIREVVPEAVCYHISSLDAGRAAVAAIKDKQIVSLSRDLAGRLPELLAASGESEQAPSKEGGRILLVDNNKPYVMAMGQALIGAGYEVVTATDSEESLQLFRTQEKGYFHVAIIGTAIAYGQHSGAEFVQQLRELDKREGAEDQSHLRIIFMVDQFPAETVTRRLGEVVKLGLDDALVKPVEPVQLLASVQRALDRRYLLLENARQKKEIEENNRQLAQLNDFQKKFFAMVAHDVKNPLTAIMGYSEVLGMRLKSNPGELKYASHIHSAAKTLNTLISDLVDLAAIESGKLRVEIGALDLLGVLGEVRSRIEIVAGQRKIEFGVEAPAALPLLAGDPARLGQVIQNLCTNAIQYTKEGGKVTVRVEAQPEKVVVSVIDTGIGIAAEDLPRIWERFFQTEEAKKMRKAGFGLGLKIAREVVQMHGGEMGIESQLGVGSRFFFFLPVRTAPAAAAPAARPDPLPSLTNPPGSMPAPAQPPETPAPAPRPAQPTPPPTPAPRSEPPPKTDPPRSAPPSGGTGVLPPLTDPPKREM; translated from the coding sequence ATGCCCGAGAGCCAGGGACTCATCCTGCTGGTCACCACGGACGAGGCTCTCTACCAGGACCTGGCGCCCGCGGCCGCGAGCAAGGGGCTCAAGCTCGCGGCGGTGGCCGCTCCGGCCGAGGCCGCGGCGCAGCTGACTGCCGCCGCCGGGGCCGCCGCGACTTTGGTCGTGGACTTCGGCCGGGTGCCGGTCTCCGCGCGCGAGGGCCTGCTGGCCTTGCGCGCCCAGGCTCCCCAGGTCCTGTTCGTCTTCCTGGAGACCAACGCCAGCATCTCTCCGGACACGCCGGCCCCGCTGAGGCGGCTGCCCTGGCCCCTGCCCGTGGGCTTCGCAGACCAGGTCCGGGCCACGGACCGGCCCGTGGTCATGCTCGCCGACAAGACCCTCTTCTCCACCGCCGCCTTGACCTTGGCCCTGCAGCAGGCCGGGGTCCAGCTCGTGTCTTTGGAATCGACCACGGGCCTCGTGGAGTTCCTCCACGAGCAGCAGCAGGCGCGCACGCCCAAGCCCAAGCCGAGCGGCATCAAGAGCTTCTGGGGGCGCCTGAGCGGCGAGGAATCGGACGTCAAGGAGATGCCGGTGCTGGGGCGCGTCGTGGTGGCGATGTTCTCAGGCTCCGTGGCGGACGCCGAAGGGCTGGACCGGCGCATCCGCGAGGTGGTCCCGGAGGCGGTCTGCTACCATATCTCCAGCTTGGATGCGGGACGCGCCGCCGTCGCCGCCATCAAGGACAAGCAGATCGTCTCGCTGTCGCGCGACCTGGCGGGGCGCCTTCCGGAATTGCTGGCCGCCAGCGGCGAGAGCGAGCAGGCCCCGTCCAAGGAGGGCGGGCGCATCCTGCTGGTGGACAACAACAAGCCTTACGTCATGGCCATGGGCCAGGCGCTCATAGGCGCGGGCTACGAGGTCGTCACCGCCACCGACAGCGAGGAATCCCTGCAGCTGTTCCGGACGCAGGAGAAAGGATATTTCCACGTCGCCATCATCGGCACGGCCATCGCCTACGGGCAGCATTCCGGCGCGGAGTTCGTGCAGCAGCTGCGCGAACTCGACAAGCGGGAGGGCGCCGAGGACCAATCGCACCTGCGCATCATCTTCATGGTGGACCAGTTCCCGGCCGAGACCGTGACCAGGAGACTGGGCGAGGTCGTCAAGCTCGGATTGGACGACGCTCTCGTCAAGCCCGTCGAGCCCGTGCAGCTCCTGGCCTCCGTGCAGCGGGCGCTGGACCGGCGCTACCTGCTTCTGGAGAACGCGCGGCAGAAGAAGGAGATCGAGGAGAACAACCGCCAGTTGGCCCAGCTCAACGATTTCCAGAAGAAGTTCTTCGCCATGGTGGCTCACGACGTCAAGAACCCCCTGACCGCCATCATGGGCTACTCCGAGGTGCTGGGCATGCGCCTGAAGTCCAACCCCGGCGAGCTCAAATACGCCTCTCATATCCATTCCGCGGCCAAGACCCTCAACACCTTGATCTCCGACCTCGTGGACCTGGCCGCCATCGAGTCCGGCAAGCTGCGCGTGGAGATCGGGGCCCTCGACCTGCTGGGCGTCCTCGGCGAGGTCCGCTCGCGCATCGAGATCGTGGCCGGGCAGCGCAAGATCGAGTTCGGGGTGGAGGCGCCGGCCGCCCTGCCGCTCCTGGCCGGGGACCCGGCCCGGCTGGGGCAGGTCATCCAGAACCTCTGCACCAACGCCATCCAGTACACCAAGGAAGGCGGCAAAGTCACCGTGCGCGTCGAGGCCCAGCCCGAGAAGGTCGTGGTCAGCGTCATCGATACCGGCATCGGCATCGCGGCGGAGGACCTGCCGCGCATCTGGGAGCGCTTCTTCCAGACCGAGGAAGCCAAGAAGATGCGCAAGGCCGGCTTCGGCCTGGGACTCAAGATCGCGCGCGAGGTCGTGCAGATGCACGGCGGCGAGATGGGCATCGAGTCCCAGTTGGGCGTCGGCTCTCGGTTCTTCTTCTTCCTGCCGGTGCGGACGGCGCCCGCGGCCGCGGCCCCCGCGGCCAGGCCCGATCCGTTGCCGTCGCTGACGAACCCGCCCGGCTCCATGCCCGCGCCGGCGCAGCCGCCCGAGACGCCCGCGCCGGCGCCGCGGCCCGCGCAGCCCACGCCGCCGCCGACGCCCGCGCCGCGGTCCGAGCCGCCGCCTAAGACGGACCCGCCGCGCTCCGCCCCGCCGTCCGGAGGCACGGGCGTGCTCCCGCCGCTGACGGACCCCCCGAAAAGGGAGATGTAG
- a CDS encoding FAD-binding protein yields MTKQDIAALRDALPPGALLTGEAQLAAYSYDGASARGRPEAVALPRSAEDARRTVALCCSRRIPYVARGAGTNLSGGSVALRGGVVLSLARLDRILEVDTAALCAVVEPGVVNLKLQDELERTGHYYAPDPSSFRVSTLGGNIAENAGGPRCLKYGVTTDHVLALEAVMPDGTLARFSASDAGPGVLSLLVGSEGTLGVVTKAWLRILPQPAAVRTVLAGFPSVEAAVRCVSAIIAAGVVPRALEALDRATVETVEAYRKAGYPATEAVLLIEMDGTPGSAAREAAEVERLLREHGASEVRSAEQAVDRERLWEGRRGAYAACARLAPNVLVEDGVVPRDRLPEAVRRIREISARRGIKPALLFHAGDGNIHPNISYDERDVEQTARVKAAGQEMLRACVELGGSLSGEHGIGTEKREAMRWLHSPRVLRLFRDLKNAFDPAGLANPDKMFPEETGGTGDGPVRLERPLSAQARLLADKVKACAGQGRPMAVRGSGSRWKGVPPDCAELPTAGLGAVLDWDRGNYTITVESGVRAESLRAELAAAGFHLRWPDLSGTLGGILASRAWPGLRHDVLGLRLILPDGEVADLGGKVVKNVAGYDVPRLVLGSWGTLGVIVDVTLRLHSSAQAIPGPGEPKPFAAGPWQRRVKAAFDPKNLLNPWFHQ; encoded by the coding sequence ATGACGAAGCAAGACATCGCAGCTTTAAGAGACGCTCTGCCGCCCGGGGCGCTGCTGACCGGAGAGGCCCAGCTCGCCGCCTACTCCTACGACGGGGCGTCCGCGCGCGGCCGGCCCGAGGCCGTGGCCCTGCCGCGCAGCGCCGAGGACGCGCGCCGGACCGTGGCGCTCTGCTGCTCCAGGCGCATCCCCTACGTCGCGCGGGGGGCGGGGACCAACCTCTCGGGCGGCAGCGTGGCTCTGCGCGGGGGCGTGGTCCTCTCCTTGGCGCGCCTCGACCGCATCCTGGAGGTCGACACCGCCGCGCTCTGCGCGGTCGTCGAGCCGGGGGTGGTCAACCTCAAGCTCCAGGATGAGCTGGAGCGCACCGGCCATTACTACGCCCCGGACCCGTCGAGCTTCCGGGTCTCCACGCTCGGAGGCAACATCGCGGAGAACGCGGGCGGGCCGCGCTGCCTCAAGTACGGCGTCACCACCGACCACGTGCTGGCCCTGGAGGCGGTGATGCCGGACGGGACGCTGGCTCGATTCTCCGCCTCGGACGCGGGCCCGGGGGTGCTGAGCCTGCTGGTGGGCTCCGAGGGCACGCTGGGCGTGGTCACCAAGGCCTGGCTGCGCATCCTGCCGCAGCCCGCGGCCGTGCGCACGGTCTTGGCGGGTTTCCCCTCGGTGGAGGCCGCGGTGCGCTGCGTCTCGGCCATCATCGCGGCCGGGGTGGTGCCCCGCGCCCTGGAGGCCCTGGACCGGGCCACGGTGGAGACGGTGGAGGCCTACCGGAAGGCGGGCTATCCGGCCACCGAGGCGGTCCTCCTCATCGAGATGGACGGCACGCCCGGATCGGCGGCCCGCGAGGCGGCGGAGGTGGAGCGCCTGCTGCGGGAGCACGGAGCTTCGGAGGTGCGCTCGGCGGAGCAGGCCGTGGACCGCGAGCGGCTCTGGGAGGGCCGCCGCGGCGCCTACGCGGCCTGCGCGCGCCTGGCGCCCAACGTGCTGGTCGAAGACGGCGTGGTGCCGCGCGACCGCCTGCCCGAGGCGGTGCGCCGCATCCGGGAGATCTCGGCGCGCCGCGGCATCAAGCCCGCCCTGCTCTTCCACGCGGGCGACGGCAACATCCATCCCAACATCTCCTACGATGAGCGCGACGTCGAGCAGACCGCGCGGGTCAAGGCCGCCGGCCAGGAGATGCTGCGCGCCTGCGTGGAGCTGGGCGGGTCGCTCTCCGGCGAGCACGGCATCGGCACCGAGAAGCGCGAGGCCATGCGCTGGCTGCACTCGCCTCGGGTCCTGCGGCTCTTCCGGGACCTCAAGAACGCTTTCGACCCGGCCGGCCTGGCCAACCCGGACAAGATGTTCCCGGAGGAGACCGGGGGGACGGGGGACGGTCCCGTGCGCCTCGAGCGGCCTTTGAGCGCGCAGGCCCGGCTCCTGGCCGATAAGGTCAAGGCCTGCGCCGGCCAGGGCCGGCCCATGGCGGTGCGGGGCAGCGGCTCCCGCTGGAAGGGGGTGCCGCCGGACTGCGCGGAGCTGCCGACCGCGGGCCTGGGCGCCGTCCTGGACTGGGATCGCGGCAACTACACCATCACGGTCGAGTCCGGGGTCCGCGCGGAGTCCTTGCGCGCCGAACTGGCCGCCGCGGGCTTCCATCTGCGCTGGCCTGACCTAAGTGGGACCTTGGGCGGGATTTTGGCGAGCCGGGCCTGGCCGGGCCTGCGCCATGATGTCCTGGGCCTGAGGCTCATCCTGCCCGACGGAGAGGTCGCCGACCTCGGCGGCAAGGTGGTCAAGAACGTGGCGGGCTACGATGTGCCGCGCTTGGTGCTGGGCTCCTGGGGCACTTTGGGCGTCATCGTGGACGTGACCCTCAGGCTCCATTCCTCGGCCCAGGCCATCCCTGGGCCGGGCGAGCCGAAGCCTTTCGCGGCCGGCCCCTGGCAGAGACGGGTCAAAGCGGCTTTCGACCCCAAGAATCTCCTCAATCCCTGGTTCCATCAATGA